The following nucleotide sequence is from Zea mays cultivar B73 chromosome 1, Zm-B73-REFERENCE-NAM-5.0, whole genome shotgun sequence.
tccacgtgtcatgatatcatatgtacaggttgtgataaaaaattgagaatgtttggacaaagttgtgagacactatgtgtagaaacttaagagaactacacatgaaatcatagagtttcaatgtggatctcttaggtttgtacacatagcgcgtcatagttttctcgaaattttttcaattttttatcacaacctgtacatatgatatcatgacacgtggacaagtttcatgattttctgactttgtttgtgttttatacaatttttaaacatgtggatggcaagttcacgaccatgtttagtgagcattttgctcgaagttttcggtccgctcatggaatcggtcgtaacttatgctaagtaacatgaatatcattttttcatgcacggttttccaagtttcgagtgacctgcagttcaaatttgaattttccgaagaaattcaaataaacaaactaaatctactagctatttcaaactctgttaaaattgtccacaaatgatacatgtagatctacatagtgtaggaacataccacaaaaagtttgggagacaaaataaaaaaaatacaaatgcactttgccgagtgtctagggctgacactcggcaaagacttctttgccgagtgctagatgtgtgacactcggcaaagaggaagtaaagaacctttgccgagtgccggaacgggggacactcggcaaagaactctttgccgagagccgctgatctggcactcggcaaagaatattttaatattttaaaaaaatctttgccgagtgccggatcacgggcactcggcaaagaaaggaaATAAACTACCCGCGCGTTCTTCTTTCTCCTTCTTTCTCTCCTCTCACTCTCTCTGTCACGCGCCGCCGCCTGCGCCGTTCGCTCGCCGCCGCCTCCCCGTGCCTCCCCACGCCGCcggctcgccgcgccgccgcctccccgcgcccgccgcgcccgcccgcgccgccgcctccccgcgcccgccgcgcccgcccgcgcccgccgcgcgccgccggctcgccgcgccgccgcctccccgcgcccgccttgcccgcccgcgcccgccgcgcgccgccggctcgccgcgccgccgcctcccCGCGCCCGCCGCGCTGAGACAACCCGTGGCCGCCGGCGCGCCACCGCCGGGGCGTGAGCTCGTCGGAGCGTCAGCGAGTCGCAACAATTCAGGTGAGTTTGTTACGGATATGATTCTCTGGATTATTCTCATTGTGGTTTGCGCACTAGTCCCTCTCACACCGACGGAACTAGTTGGGTCTACCGCCGGCGACGGTGCTGACTTGGAGTCAGCGTAAAACCTCGCGATGCCGAAATCTCCCAGAAGGGCGTTCAGGTCGTCGTCCAGGAGGATGTTGCTGGGCTTCAGGTCGCAGTGAACAGTCGGCCTCCCGCACTCGTGGTGCAAATAGTCCAGCACATCGGCTACGTTGACGATGATGTTCACTCTCTGAGAGAACCCTAGACGCTTCGGAGCTTTCTCGCCCGCCGCCGGCGCCGCTCTAGGGTGCAACCACGTGTCGAGGCTCCCGTTAGGCATGAACTCGTAGAGCAAGGCCTTGAACATGCCGCCCCTGTTGTCGACCGCCGAGCACGCGGTTCTGATGGGGAGAAGGTTGCGATGCTGGATGCTCCTCAGCGCTTCGCACTCGGCCAAGAAGCTCCTCTCCGCGCCTGGCATCTCGAGGTCGAAGACCTTCACTGCCATCTCCTCCTCCATTCCGTGCCCCTTTAACCTGCATCTGTACACTGACCCGTAGCTTCCTCTGCCGACCAGGTTAGACTCCGAGAAGGCCCTTCCACCAGAAAAGTTTCTTGACTCTCTGATAAGTTGCATGTATACCAGAATGCCCCCCCATGGCACTGTCATGTAAAGCTGCTATCAGTTTGGTTCTAAGGGCAGAGTTGGACCCTATCCAAATTTGGTCACCTTTCCTGACAATACCTTGCTGCAAGCTAAACCCTTGTTCATTTGGACTATGCACCAACAGCTGAGTAATTAACTCCTGGGCTTCAGCATCTGTCTCATAGGAATTCAAAATCTCATGATACCCCGCATCCATGATGAGTTTTGAATGCAGTTTTACCCTCATCCTCCTCTGCCATCCGAATCTAATGATACCCCGCAGTCATGTCTAGACTTGTGAAAAACTGAGTTCCTGCCAACTCATCCAGAATCTCATCCACCAAGGGCATGGGAAAACGGTTCTTGATGGTCATGGAGTTCAACCTTCTATAGTCAATACAAAACCTCCAGCCGCCGTAGCGAGCCAGCCCCGCTGGCCAGCCACAGCCACGCGAGCGTCCAGCGAGAAGTACTTCTCCGCGTGCTGCTTCGGGATCACCAGCCGGTTCAGCTTCCCGACGTCGCTCGGCGTCACCACCTTGTCGAACATGTGCTCCTTCTCCACCGTCGCATGCTGCTGCTGGTGGTGCTGGTTGTGCTCAGCAGCCGCCCTCTCCTCTCCGCCGCCCGACCGGGTCGCGGGCGGGGGAGTGGTGAACTCCATCGATCTCCGATCGACGACCGGCGATCGGTCGAGATCGAGCCGGCCGTCCGTCGAGGCAGCAAGTCGAACGTAGGCCGCAGCAAGTTGAGATTTTTTGTTACTGTgtgcatgtcagccatcgtgctgttagtgttatttgcaggttttaaaaACCTCAACGTACAGTGGAGGTGCTGTCGATTTTTTTTTGTATTAAtagacttgtgtttcttttttacagagaagatacttgtcttcctagccgctgcgggtctgcctgcaccgcgtcgcgtcgccactgcaccgacccgccacagccccactagcctgactccaccgccaccctaggtataacctctatttccgcatcatggtcgtagatcacgtaacccagttaggcgtctcccgttcgaaagtgatacggtgtagatatgcagatctttgcatatctacaaatgtatcagtttcgaattgtccacgttttttggacagcccgcggttgcgtagatggtgttagtttccatgctctactccggtccgagaaagagtttcggcgtcacctccctgttgttctccggacagtacactctccctgccaggacgtgtatccggagaacagcggggaggtgctgccgaaattctatctcggatcggagtagagcatggaaactaactccatctacgcaaccgcgggtgggattaggacctatcctcacctattagaaggtaggaacgtagtgtacatgcattacatgtctatattaaactatactcggttatatatgttagaggatggaggaccgtgagtggatgtacacgggccgcgttcgacgtaatgatgtcaccccagaatggattaggaagaccgatgctttcgtggaacgggcatatggcgaagctgctaaaggagctagcctagtcccttgtccgtgcagcaaatgtgacaaccggaaaagaaaaccaaagaag
It contains:
- the LOC103645020 gene encoding receptor kinase-like protein Xa21, which gives rise to MEEEMAVKVFDLEMPGAERSFLAECEALRSIQHRNLLPIRTACSAVDNRGGMFKALLYEFMPNGSLDTWLHPRAAPAAGEKAPKRLGFSQRVNIIVNVADVLDYLHHECGRPTVHCDLKPSNILLDDDLNALLGDFGIARFYADSKSAPSPAVDPTSSVGVRGTISPFFLTLSLPLSLLPPRRPVAVRAPRRPAALLAVRSRRRRPRRAPRPAALDAPHPAALTAPPPPAALAPLAPRHSPLAAPAPAPLDAPLAAPACPPYAAPVPPPRPCPSVVMPSTPPCLDRRDSSCRPRPHAPSSSPRPAVSTAIKPRRWFI